The window TTCAGAGTTCAGAGGGTTCAGAGACCAGAGGTGAATGGGGACACAACACAACAAATCCGAAACCCCTGAAACCAGTTCCTGTAGTTCGGATTGATCCCGTTACGAATCGCACAGCGGACGATTTGACTTGCAAAGTAGAACGCGCCGCCACGCACCACCTGCGCCCCTTCACCCTCTAAATCCTCCCGGCCACCTTTTGAGTCATAAGGATAATCCTGATAGTGACTCCGCGTCCATCCCCACACGTTGCCGCTCATATCCAAACAGCCGTACGGGCTGGCCCCACCCGGGAAACAGCCCATAGCGCTGGTGTCGCCAATACCGGTTTGATCGTAATTCGCTCGGCCTGTCTCAATCTCCTTTCCCCAGGGATAACGCCGCTGGGGCAACGGGTTGGTTTGCATGGCCGGGGCAGGCTGCCACTGCCGAATCTCATTAATCGGCTTGATAATACCCTGTTGGAGATATTCCAGGCCGCCCCGGGCCGCCTTTTCCCACTCGGCCTCGCTGGGCAAAGTTACGCGCCAGCCGCCGGGTAAATACCCTTGCTGTTGCCATTGCCCGGTTAACCAGGTACAAAAAGCCAGGGCCTTGCGCCAGGTGACATTGACCACCGGGTGATTGGCCAGCCCGCGCAAACTATCTGGATCGCTTACCTGAAAACCCGCCTCCTCAACAAACGTTGTGAATTGGGCCACCGTCACCGGATAACGGGCCAGCCAGTAACCATAATGCAAACTGTCATTCTGGTGCAAGTCGTCATCCTCACCCATCATAAACGGGCCAGGCGGCACGTAACAGAACAGCATAGTGTCAAGGTCAACAATCCCGGGTCGGGGGTCGCCCAACCGGGCCAGCATATTCCCGATGGTAGCCCGGTAACCGGGTTTGACCTGGTTCAGCAGGTCAGGCGTCTCAAACAAATCGGCCAGCCGTTGGGCCAATCTATTTTTCAAGGGCTGCGGGACGGCCGGCCATTCCAGGGCCGCGGTCCCGGCCACCTCCGCCGCCGCCAGTTGCACATCGGCCGGCAGGATTGGCCGGCCCTGCTCAGCCGGTTCATCGGCCCCGGCCAGCCGCAGCAAGTACTTCTGCGCCGAATCCGGCGCGTTGACACTCAAATACCCGGCCACCAGCAGGGCCGGTTCGCGCCACCAGCTATCCAAAATTGACAAAAAGCCGCAATGCCTTCTAACCCCCGCTCGCTGCGCACCGTTTCGGCCAGGTAGCGAGCCGCCAGGTACTCCTGAAAAGCCAGGTGAACAAAACGGTACAGCCCCAGCCTTTCCTCCAACAGGGTGCCTCGCAGCCGGGTCAGGGCAATCAGGTCGTTGGTTAAATGGCCGTAGGCAGGATGGCTCTGCAAAATCCGGCGCAGGTCGTCTTCGGCAATCTCCCGGCCCTGGTTGGAACCGCGCCGGTGCATTTCAAAGGCCAGGTGCTGCACCAACTCCCGGTGCACTTCCCGGCTGCCGCCAACCAACCCGCCCAGCCGGTTGGCCTGGGCCTCGTCGGGGCTGTACTCCGGCAAGAGCATGGCGTCCGCGGCTTTCATATACAGTTCGGCCCGCTGGTCGGGCAGGCGGCGCTCGCTGTAGTGGACCAGCAGCATGCGCACCAAAAGCGGGCTGGCAATGAGCGGTTCGGTGTTTTTACCAAAGCGCTGGCGGCGCTGCTCTTCCAGGTTGGCAATGGCCTTGAGCAATTCGTCGGCCTTACCTTTGCCGGCGTCGGCTTCGTGGCGGTAAAGGTCGGCGTAAGCGTGCCGCACCAGATGGGCCACGTGGGTTTCATCCAGGGGCATGACCTGCACCTCGCGGAAGTCTTTGCCCAGCGCGGTGCGCTCTTTGTAGGCGGCGGTGCGGCAGGTGACCACCACCCGCATCTGCTCCCGCCCCGTCACCAGGTTTTCAATGGCCTGGCGCACCTCGGCCCGCTCGGCCTCGTTGGGCACTTCGTCCAATCCGTCCAGCAGCAAAATCACCCGCTGGCCGCTGCGCAGCAGTTGTTTAAAGAAGTCCGGCGGCAACTCAAAGCTGGTCTGGTTTTGGATGAGATAATCGGAGATGAAGGCGGCCAGGGTTTTTTGTTCGGCGGGCGCGCCGGGGGGCAATTGGCGCAGGTGCAGAGCGTAAGTGCTGAGGGGAATGAGAATGGGAATGGGAATCTCAAAAGAGGCGAGATAATCCTTGATGCTGGAGAACTTTCCAGCCTTCTCCAAAAACGTTTTCTTGTCCCTATCTTTTGCCTGTTGCTCATATTCTTCCCAGGTTGTGTACCCTTCAGGGGGCGAGGGAATAGGCGGGGGAATCCCCAATTTTTCCCTGGCCAGAGCGGGTTCATCCATACCCAGGCTATAGCTTAAAGTATAGGCCAGGTGCAGCAGCACCGTGGTTTTGCCGCAGCCCGGCCCGCCGGTAATGGCAATGTGCTGCCCCAGCGTTAGCACCTGGTCCAGCCTGATCCGCCCGGCGCTGGCCTGGCGGTAGGTTTGCGCTTGCAGGGGCACGTAAACGGTTTCCAAATCCAACTGCACCACCTGCACACCTTCGCGTTTGATGCCCCGCAGTTCAATGGTGCCGTAGCGCTCCAGCATCCAGGTTAGATAGCTGGCTACCTGGCGGCGCAGGGTGGCTTCATCGGGCGGGTGGGGCGCCTGTTCGCGGTAGTAGTTGATAATCGTGTTTACGCTGTTGCCGTCGCCGGTGATGATATGGCCTTCAGCGCTGCTGCCGGTTACGCCCCGCTCGCCGGTCTGCGCCGCGCCGGCCAGTTGCGCTTGCAGCGCGGCCTGTTTTTCCAACAGGGGTTGCAGCGCGGCCGCCAGGGCCGGGCCGGAAAGATGTTTGCGCAGCCCGGCAATGGTGCGGTTTAACTCCTCAAGTTCCAACCGGATAGATGGTCTGGTCATCAGTCCTCTCCTTCGCTATCGTCAACCTGGGTCAGTCGGTTTTCATCGCCGGTAATAATGTGGCCCCCGGCGCTGCTGCCAATCACCGCGCCTTTTCCCCCAATTTGCAGGCTGTCCCGGGTGACGACACCACCTTCGCCCTCCGCCAATTGCGCTTCAAGGTCGGCTTGCCGCCGGCGCAGTTGGACCAGCGTGGCTTCAATTTCTTCGTCTGGCATAACCCCCAGCAGTTCTTCGTGGGCCTTGATGGCCTGTTCAGTCTTCTCCAACTGCACCCGAAGGTCTGAAGCCGGGGCCGACCGGGCCTGATTCAGCGCATTGCCGCTGCCGGTGATAATATGGCCCCCGGCCCGGCTGCCGATAACGGCCCGGTCCCCTCCTATCTGCACGCTGCCCTGGGTGATAACCCCGTCTTGGGTCAACTGCGCTACTTTCTGGCCCAGGCCGGCCGCCACTGTCTGCAAAACGCTGTAAGGCAAGCCCATCGTTTGGGTCAGGCCCTGGTCTATGGCGCCCCGGGCCGGGGCGGGCCGCTCTTCCCCAAGGGTTTCCAAGCCTAACGTTTGTCGCCGCTGCCCGGCCCGAAAGGCATAACGCAACAGGCTCTCCTCCAAGCCGGTCAGTCGCCCCTCCTGTAACACCGTCTCAAAAGCGTTGCGGTTGGGCACGGTCTGGGCCACCTGCGCCACCAGGTCAGCAATGTTCACCTCCCCTTTGGGCGCGGCCTGGGCCAGTCCTTCGCCCTCCGCCGGCTGCTCCCAGACCAGCCAAGCCCCGGCACCCCACAGCCGGTCGGCGATTTGGGCCGACAGGGAACCTGCCGGCGCCAGGCCCGGAATCGCGGCGCTGGCTTGCACTACCTGCTGCCAGCTACTGCGCAGCATGGGGGGCGTGGCAAAGCTGGCCTCCGGCAGCGCTTCTCCCCTGGCTGCGGCCAGCCGCAGGGCCAAGGCGGTCACGTCGGGGTGGTCGCCCACCAACCGGCGTAGATTCTTCACCACGGTGGCCAATAACTCCCAATCCGGCTCCGGGGCCAGCAACAGCAGGTGGCCGCCGTAGATGCCAAACATCGGGTTTCTGAATTTTTCCCACAGCAAGTAGCGCAGGTCTTGTTTAGAAACCACCTGGCGGCCATTGACCAGGCCCGACCGGGCCAGCTCCGCATAATCCAGGCCCATTTCATCCGGGGTAAAGCCTTCTCCCAGCTCTGCCATCAGCACCGAGGCATGGGCCAGGTCCGCGCCACGAACCGGCGCCGCTGGCCCGTAGTTACGCCGAAACAGAAAGACCTGGGTTTGCCAACCGGGGCTGGCTACCAGGCTCTGTTCCAAAATGCCGGTATTTTGCGCGCGCAGGCGCAGCCGGTAAACCCCCGGCTCCACCTGCAACGTGCAGCCGGCCCAACGCGCCTCCGGGCTGCGAGCCGCCACTTCCGCCAGGTCAAGCTCCTGCCCGACGGGCAGGAGCAGGCTCAAGCCGGCCGCCACGTTCTCCGGCCGGCCCGGCTCCAAATCACGCGCAAACAAGAAGAGTTGGCTCCCCTGGCCCAGCCGCTGCCGCACCTGGCGGCTGAGCCGGGCGGCAGCCTGTTGGTGGTCGCTGCTGGCGGCGCGGGCGCGGCTGATGGGCGCCGAGGTGGCAATGGGCAGTTGCGGCCCCGGCACGTGCACGGTGTCCTGGCCGGGCTTCACCGCCTGGAGTATTTCCTTGACCGCTGTCCCGGCCTTGAACTTGATTTTGTAAATACCGGGCGACAGGCTGGTTTTCAGGTGTTGCAGACCCTGGGTCACCAGGCTGAATTGGCCGTCAATGATAAAGATTTCGACGCCCCAACCGGCCTCAATGATCACCTCAACCTTCTGTTCCGAATTGTTAGCCAAACTCGACATCAACCACCTCCTCGCCAATCACTTCAAATTCTTTCTCCAGCTCCATCTCTGTCACCCGCACGCTATACAGGCCGTTGGGCAGGGCCAGCGCCCAGACGCCGGCTATGGTCACCGGGCCGGCCACCCGCTTATATTTGTGGTTCACAATTTCCACAGGCCGGTTGGCCAGGGCGGAAGCCAGGTGAATCCGCACCGGTATCTCAGCTCCCCGGCTTTCCTCCGCAACGTCGCCAATTTCCCCCTTTTGCACAAACACAATGTCGCGCCGGTAGTTGTATTCAAATTGGGGTTCCTGGTAGTCGGCGGTATCCACCAACTTGGGCAGGTAATTCAACACGTACTCTTCAACCACCGCCCCGGTGATGCAATTATTTGCATCGGGCGTGGCTTTTTCCAACGCCTCCAGCAAGGCCCGGGTGAATAGACCCCGCACCGGGCCATTGGGCGCAACCGGCTTTTCGCGGGCTTTGCGCGACCATTTGGTGGCAAAACCGTAAAAGTAACGCACGTCGGCCCCGGCCGGGCGGCGAATCTCCGGCCAGGCCGGAATGTACAGGGGCACGCGGGGATAATCGTCGCGGCAGCAATCCATCAGCAAAACAATCTCCTGGAACAAGGCGGCGGCGCGAAACCAGCGCGCGCTGTACCGCCCGGGAAAATGGTGCATGCGCCGCCGGCTGGAATTGGCCACCAACAGCGCCGTTTCCTCAATATCCGGCCCAAAACCATGCCCGGCCATGTAGATGTAAAGCCGCCGGCCCAACATTCCCCCCTCGCCCGGGTCCAGGTCAATCAAACGGTCAAATTCACGTTCAACCTGGTGCAGGGTGGGTTGGGCATCTATGGGGTCCGCCGCGGGATCGTAGTGCTCGCTGGACAAGACCAGGGCCACGTGGTCGTCTGCGTCAATATCCCCGCCCTGGGGCGAACGCAACCAGCGACAGAATTCCCGGGCGTCGTTTTCCGGCCCTGCCAGATCGCCAAACCTGGGATATTTGGAAATGCCGACTACAATGGCGTAATCGTCAGCAGCCATCTTAAAAGCCCTCCGCAATAATATGTTTGACGCTGTTGAGCGTGGTCACGTCTTCATCGTCGAACGCGCCGTGCGCCTCAGCCGTAGAAGCGCAGCCCGGCCCGGAATCTTGACGCGACCAGATAGTCCGGCCCGCCTCCGCCCGCACAAAGCGGCGCACAATCTCAATTTCTGGATAGGCCTGGCCGTGGTAGGGCGGCTGGCCGGAGTAATACCGCTGCATGCCCACCAGGGGCTTGTCCGCTTCGTCTTCCAGCACCCCGGAAACAAAGTAGAGCAGCGAGCGGGGGTAAACGGGCGCCACCGGCACCAGGTGGTCGGCGGCTTCCAGGGCGTCCTGCATGCCAAACAGGCGAAAGTTCTGGATACGCTCGCCACAGAGGGCCAGGGTGTCGGCCAGCAGGCGAAAGTCGCAGGCCGGGGCCAGAAAAACAAGGTCAAACTGAACCTCCGGCGGCAAGTACCGGGCCGCGTGAGTCAGAAAATGGCAAATGTAGATAGCCCCGGTGCTGTGGCCAATCAGGATGATGCGGGGCCGGCAGCCACTCTGCCAATGCTGCTTTAACGTTTCCAAAAAAGCCGTGCCGCCGTGCCATGCCGGGTCGGGGCCAAAGGCATCGGCGGTATCGCGCTTCACCCAATCCCACACCAACTTGCCGGCGTTGGCCAGGTAGAACTCGCGCAGGATTTCTTCCACCGCCGTGCAGTAGACCCCGTGATCGCGTCTTCCGGCCAGGCGCTGAATGACCCGGGCCAGGATGCGCCCCGCGCCCCGGATGATGACGCCGGTCGAGATCACCCCCCGTTCAGCCGGGCTGGGGGCCTCCCGCTCAATCTCGGCCAACACCTCCGGCGACATCAGGGTGTGGCGGGAGGCCTGCACCGCGCCGCTGCGGGCAGCCGCATCGCGCGCTATCTCGGCGGTGGTACGCAGGCCCCTGGCTATGGCTTCCGCTTCCTGCCCCAGGGTATAGTCCATTTCCAAAACTTCCCGGAATTGTTCCGCTTCAGCCTCGCGCAGTCTTTCATCCACCGGCAAGCGGGTTGGCGCTAACCCGGCCAAAGGTTCCCCGCCGGCCGGGGGCTGGCGCAACTCACGCTGGATCGCGGCTTCGTCTTTGAGTTCCAGCCGGCCCCCGCGCTCGCCAGGTTGCTGCCGCAGTTTGGCTTCCACAAATTGCAGCACCCGCACCAGCAAACGCTTGAAGATGGGTTCCCGGAAGATTTCAGCCAGGTTATGAACCACCACCTCCACCGGGCCGGAGTGCCACACAAAAAAGACCGGATACCCCCCGGCGGCCTGGTAGGCGTCCAACAGCCGGTTCTCGATGGTGTGCAGGGCGTTTTGCGCCGTGACCAACCCTCCGTGAAAATGGACCACCAATCGCTCCCGGTGGGGGTCATCGGCCAGAACGGCGAAAAGATGGTCCAGATCAGCTTTCGAGGTGGTCTCGAACACGCCGTTTTTTAAGTTGAGATAATGGTCTTTGCTAACAGCCATACCTTCCTCCTTTCAGGAGACTTTCATTATTGAGGGACAGGGTTAATTTTTTGTTTGGGCCAGCCGGTGAAGTAGGCCCAGCCAGCACCGGGTCAAACAGATGGGCCAGGTGAATACGGCGGGTTTCGGCCCCCAGCACAAAAAATGGTCTGATTTTCATAACGCCTCCTGATGCTGTTTACCCGCTTCCACTTTGGTTTGCAGATTGGCCTGGCCGGTCCACTTGACACACAGGTTCAGGCCATATCCCATTTATGGGCCATATTCTTCTTCAGGGGTATCGCAGGGTGTCAAAATGACACCATGGAATGGGAAGGCACGATAATAACAAACTCAAGGTATTTTTTTACGGCCCGCGCCATCGGCATCATTGAACGGATGCCAAACTGCCGGGTAGTATATGAACGAGTAAGGAGACGAGGGTCTACATTCTGGTTCGGTTTGCTTTTAGTGGTCGCTCTGGTGATGTGGTGGGGATGTAGATGTGAGCCATTTTTTTACACCCCCAACGGCAGCGACTCATACGTGCTGCGATCCTCGCCAAAGTAGTTTTCAAAAACGTGCTGGTAGACCATTTCACATTTAGTTTCGTAAAGCTCTGCATCAAAGGCTGCGGGCAGCAGCTCGTCGAGGGTATCATTAATGGCAATCCGCACCTGGGCCTGGGCTTGTTGGTGTTGGCGCCAGTCGAGCGTCAATAAGCCGCCTTTGAGTTTGAGCAGCAGTTCGTGGGCGGCTTTTTTCACGGCCTGGCGTTCTTTTTTGCTCAGTTCCATTTCCGGTTTGTGGATGAGCAGGTCAAACAAGGCCAATTCTTCTTCGCTGAGACCTTCGGCTACGTGGCGCCGCTCTTCTTCATTCAGGGCT of the Anaerolineae bacterium genome contains:
- a CDS encoding formylglycine-generating enzyme family protein, whose protein sequence is MSILDSWWREPALLVAGYLSVNAPDSAQKYLLRLAGADEPAEQGRPILPADVQLAAAEVAGTAALEWPAVPQPLKNRLAQRLADLFETPDLLNQVKPGYRATIGNMLARLGDPRPGIVDLDTMLFCYVPPGPFMMGEDDDLHQNDSLHYGYWLARYPVTVAQFTTFVEEAGFQVSDPDSLRGLANHPVVNVTWRKALAFCTWLTGQWQQQGYLPGGWRVTLPSEAEWEKAARGGLEYLQQGIIKPINEIRQWQPAPAMQTNPLPQRRYPWGKEIETGRANYDQTGIGDTSAMGCFPGGASPYGCLDMSGNVWGWTRSHYQDYPYDSKGGREDLEGEGAQVVRGGAFYFASQIVRCAIRNGINPNYRNWFQGFRICCVVSPFTSGL
- a CDS encoding caspase family protein; protein product: MAADDYAIVVGISKYPRFGDLAGPENDAREFCRWLRSPQGGDIDADDHVALVLSSEHYDPAADPIDAQPTLHQVEREFDRLIDLDPGEGGMLGRRLYIYMAGHGFGPDIEETALLVANSSRRRMHHFPGRYSARWFRAAALFQEIVLLMDCCRDDYPRVPLYIPAWPEIRRPAGADVRYFYGFATKWSRKAREKPVAPNGPVRGLFTRALLEALEKATPDANNCITGAVVEEYVLNYLPKLVDTADYQEPQFEYNYRRDIVFVQKGEIGDVAEESRGAEIPVRIHLASALANRPVEIVNHKYKRVAGPVTIAGVWALALPNGLYSVRVTEMELEKEFEVIGEEVVDVEFG
- a CDS encoding NACHT domain-containing protein, yielding MTRPSIRLELEELNRTIAGLRKHLSGPALAAALQPLLEKQAALQAQLAGAAQTGERGVTGSSAEGHIITGDGNSVNTIINYYREQAPHPPDEATLRRQVASYLTWMLERYGTIELRGIKREGVQVVQLDLETVYVPLQAQTYRQASAGRIRLDQVLTLGQHIAITGGPGCGKTTVLLHLAYTLSYSLGMDEPALAREKLGIPPPIPSPPEGYTTWEEYEQQAKDRDKKTFLEKAGKFSSIKDYLASFEIPIPILIPLSTYALHLRQLPPGAPAEQKTLAAFISDYLIQNQTSFELPPDFFKQLLRSGQRVILLLDGLDEVPNEAERAEVRQAIENLVTGREQMRVVVTCRTAAYKERTALGKDFREVQVMPLDETHVAHLVRHAYADLYRHEADAGKGKADELLKAIANLEEQRRQRFGKNTEPLIASPLLVRMLLVHYSERRLPDQRAELYMKAADAMLLPEYSPDEAQANRLGGLVGGSREVHRELVQHLAFEMHRRGSNQGREIAEDDLRRILQSHPAYGHLTNDLIALTRLRGTLLEERLGLYRFVHLAFQEYLAARYLAETVRSERGLEGIAAFCQFWIAGGANRPCWWPGI